Proteins co-encoded in one Coxiella burnetii genomic window:
- the csy3 gene encoding type I-F CRISPR-associated protein Csy3: MAKKENIDIASVLSFEKKLIPSDGYMFGTSWDKKSEVTPLKLREKAVRGTISNRFNKNDSKTFLDDPMKLDADVERPNLQRVDACALDQNQDTLKLCFTLKVLGGITNPSACNNALFKQSYKAAAKIYIDTHGFTELATRYAENLANARFLWRNRFGAERIEVRVNASNKTVSQKWAFDATKFNLHTFDSSDTSVKELGALIANALSSEDDYLLLDVNCYVQVGSSQEVYPSEELVLDKSSSDKKGKKTKILYAVNDIAAMHSQKIGNAIRTIDTWYPDFTNQEQTAGPIAIEPYGAVTNLGRSYRTPKDKQDFYTFFDAWARGEQLARVEDEHYVMAVLVRGGVFGKSDKKESDK, from the coding sequence ATGGCTAAGAAAGAAAATATTGATATTGCATCAGTACTCTCATTTGAAAAGAAGCTGATACCCAGTGATGGCTATATGTTTGGCACGAGCTGGGATAAAAAAAGTGAAGTGACACCACTTAAATTGCGCGAAAAAGCAGTGCGTGGAACAATCTCTAACCGATTTAACAAAAATGACAGCAAGACATTTCTGGATGACCCTATGAAACTGGATGCAGACGTTGAACGCCCAAATTTACAACGTGTTGATGCTTGCGCACTAGACCAAAATCAAGACACACTAAAACTGTGTTTTACACTCAAAGTATTAGGTGGTATTACCAATCCTTCAGCTTGTAATAACGCATTATTTAAACAAAGTTACAAGGCCGCAGCGAAAATCTATATCGATACGCATGGCTTTACTGAGCTGGCGACACGCTACGCTGAAAACCTAGCGAATGCACGTTTCCTTTGGCGAAATCGTTTCGGCGCAGAGAGAATAGAAGTGCGGGTTAATGCCAGCAATAAAACTGTTAGCCAAAAATGGGCATTTGATGCGACAAAATTCAACCTCCATACATTTGACTCAAGCGATACGTCGGTAAAAGAATTGGGGGCATTGATTGCCAACGCGCTGAGTAGTGAAGATGATTATTTATTATTGGATGTTAATTGCTATGTTCAAGTAGGTAGTTCTCAAGAAGTTTACCCCAGTGAAGAGTTGGTGCTAGACAAAAGTTCGTCAGATAAGAAAGGAAAGAAAACCAAAATTTTGTATGCAGTAAATGATATTGCTGCCATGCACTCACAAAAAATAGGTAATGCCATTCGCACCATCGATACATGGTACCCGGATTTTACAAATCAAGAGCAAACTGCAGGTCCGATAGCTATTGAACCTTATGGAGCCGTAACTAACCTAGGTAGGTCTTATCGCACGCCAAAAGACAAACAAGACTTTTATACCTTTTTTGATGCGTGGGCGCGAGGCGAGCAGCTTGCAAGGGTAGAAGATGAACACTATGTTATGGCCGTATTAGTTCGTGGTGGTGTTTTTGGCAAAAGTGATAAGAAAGAAAGTGATAAGTAG
- a CDS encoding type I-F CRISPR-associated protein Csy2: protein MSQEQDDEIKEQVSHLLNCKMKVAGGDIQSFNPPAILLIEDGNDADLRRLSRKIMPGYVLIERRDLMIEAMQQGQDALDALIDYVAIHHSCEKTEDGDVLWESHRKTQIDKPPGWIVPIATGFHGISELGQAKNQRDPETPHRFAESLVTLGEFKMPHRFESVTDMLWCYQVDSTNNLYQCVALNTITENLYDEFG, encoded by the coding sequence GTGAGCCAAGAGCAGGATGACGAAATAAAAGAACAAGTAAGCCACTTGCTTAACTGTAAAATGAAAGTGGCAGGTGGAGACATTCAATCTTTTAACCCCCCTGCTATTTTGCTGATCGAAGATGGCAACGACGCAGATTTACGAAGACTTTCTCGGAAAATTATGCCCGGATATGTGCTGATTGAGCGACGCGATTTAATGATAGAGGCCATGCAACAAGGCCAAGACGCGCTGGATGCGTTAATTGATTATGTGGCGATACACCACAGCTGCGAAAAAACCGAAGACGGCGACGTGTTATGGGAAAGTCACCGTAAAACCCAAATAGACAAACCTCCAGGCTGGATTGTTCCAATTGCGACAGGTTTTCACGGCATTAGTGAATTAGGACAAGCCAAAAATCAACGTGACCCAGAAACCCCACACCGTTTTGCAGAAAGCCTAGTGACTTTAGGCGAATTTAAAATGCCTCACCGATTTGAGTCAGTAACAGACATGTTGTGGTGTTATCAAGTGGATAGTACTAACAATCTTTATCAATGTGTAGCCCTTAATACGATTACCGAAAACCTTTATGACGAATTTGGTTAA
- a CDS encoding type I-F CRISPR-associated protein Csy2: MSYNKILLIPHLRIHNANALSSPFTIGFPAMTAWLGATHALQRNLNERGIPVTIPATGVVNHQMDLQTYRGNDDYVSSIINTGNPLVPKTKREKGEPRAG; the protein is encoded by the coding sequence ATGAGCTATAACAAAATATTGCTAATCCCGCATCTTCGTATCCATAACGCAAATGCACTATCAAGTCCATTTACGATTGGTTTTCCTGCGATGACAGCTTGGCTAGGCGCAACTCATGCGTTGCAACGAAATTTAAATGAACGTGGCATACCCGTAACGATTCCGGCAACAGGCGTAGTAAACCATCAGATGGATTTGCAGACTTATCGAGGTAATGACGATTATGTTTCATCAATTATCAATACAGGTAATCCGCTTGTTCCGAAAACTAAAAGAGAGAAAGGTGAGCCAAGAGCAGGATGA
- a CDS encoding type I-F CRISPR-associated protein Csy1 → MLLNEQDKYPYPPTHALLVIQNKNGYASSIIANSKRSEDGYLRSGNVTVKADALGNAAALDVYKFLSLEMADGQTLLSHIQQDSDLAQQLLNIKSESYNTLKDGFLAMINRNSDCVTSSKIKQVYFPLDNGYHQLSILSASGIMFELRKRIDTIRFSDEAKAARACEKNNEIYDGDYKQIVNITTIGYGGTKPQNISVLNNQNGGKVHLISSEPPKLIKRDAHFPTVDFFSQSLRYFQCKDLFYSLHELFLNHKNDWNIRHERDEYYQAIIDLIIEKMWLVRSVSQVQYNPDSTRLNETQKIWLCEVNKENRETENDWLDDLCQAIARFIFTGYEKLLGKKAFIFSDDEFKHIHKQVVKNKEALR, encoded by the coding sequence GTGCTGCTAAACGAGCAGGACAAATATCCATATCCACCCACCCATGCACTTTTAGTCATCCAAAATAAAAATGGGTATGCTTCTTCTATCATCGCTAACAGCAAGCGCAGCGAGGATGGCTATTTACGCAGTGGAAATGTAACTGTGAAGGCCGATGCTTTAGGTAATGCAGCAGCGTTAGATGTATATAAATTCTTATCGCTTGAAATGGCAGATGGGCAAACATTACTTAGCCATATTCAGCAAGATAGTGATTTGGCTCAACAACTTCTTAATATTAAGAGCGAGTCATATAACACGCTAAAAGATGGGTTTTTGGCAATGATCAATAGGAATTCAGACTGTGTGACAAGCTCAAAAATTAAACAGGTCTATTTCCCTTTAGATAATGGCTACCATCAGTTATCCATATTGTCTGCATCAGGTATCATGTTCGAATTAAGAAAACGCATCGACACGATCCGTTTTTCCGATGAAGCCAAAGCAGCGCGAGCGTGCGAAAAAAATAATGAAATTTATGATGGTGATTATAAGCAGATAGTCAACATAACAACCATTGGCTATGGTGGCACTAAGCCTCAAAATATTAGCGTTCTAAATAATCAAAACGGTGGAAAAGTACACTTAATTTCAAGTGAACCACCCAAACTAATTAAACGTGACGCTCACTTTCCAACAGTAGATTTTTTTAGCCAGTCCCTTAGGTATTTCCAATGCAAAGACTTATTCTACTCATTACACGAACTATTTCTTAATCACAAAAACGATTGGAACATTCGTCATGAGCGAGACGAATATTACCAAGCAATTATTGATCTCATTATCGAAAAAATGTGGTTGGTAAGAAGCGTGAGTCAGGTGCAATACAACCCGGATTCGACTCGATTAAACGAAACTCAAAAAATTTGGCTTTGTGAAGTGAATAAAGAAAATCGAGAAACTGAAAATGATTGGTTAGATGATCTATGCCAAGCTATTGCCCGTTTTATCTTTACTGGCTATGAAAAGCTTCTAGGTAAAAAAGCATTTATATTTTCAGACGATGAATTTAAACATATTCATAAACAAGTGGTGAAAAACAAGGAGGCACTGAGATGA
- a CDS encoding type I-F CRISPR-associated protein Csy1 — MLNSSIDEFFKKRKVAWLKKTINASMDEIEVSEKELECEQVFALEHWLPSAAKRAGQISISTHPCTFSHPK, encoded by the coding sequence ATGTTAAATAGTTCAATTGATGAATTTTTTAAAAAAAGGAAAGTTGCATGGCTTAAAAAGACCATTAATGCTTCCATGGATGAAATAGAAGTTAGCGAGAAAGAGCTTGAGTGTGAGCAGGTTTTTGCATTAGAGCATTGGCTACCAAGTGCTGCTAAACGAGCAGGACAAATATCCATATCCACCCACCCATGCACTTTTAGTCATCCAAAATAA